From Bacteroides uniformis:
CAGCCAAAGGTGGAGCCATGCAGCAATATGCTTGCATCCACTGCCGGAGGACTCAGCGTCTGGCTGAATTCCTGCGCAAACAGCAGTGTATTTCCCAAATAAGCGAATGCTACACTCAGCAACAATCCCATCACCCCTGCCAGCAATGTCACCACCAGATTTTCTGCAATGATTTGCCCCATCAGTTCCAGTCTCGTTGAACCGAATGCCCGGCGCACACCAATCTCTGCCACACGCTGGCGCAGACGGCTCTGCGTCATCGAGCTGAGGTTGATGGCAGGAACAATCAGTAGAATGATGAAGATAATGAGACGCTGCCTGCGTGCCTGGTCCACGTCCGGTTCGATGTTGGCAGCCATTCCTGCGGCATTTTTCTCCTGGTCATAAGGACGGTTACGGTAAATCAACGAATAACCATTCTCGCCAATTACAGTGTCGTACTCCTGACGGCGGCGTTCCGTCTCCTCACGAATAGCGGGAAAATCATCACGGCTTTTCGCCAGAATGGTAACGCTCATCATCCCCATATGCTCATCACTCCATGTGCTTTTCGTTATCTCAGTAGAAGTATAGGGCACCCATACCTGCGCATAGGCAGTGTTGGCCAAAGTAGAAACATCCTTCACTACACCGGACACTGTATAAGGAGCATGGTTCAAAAGGAATTCGCGACCAACAGCCTCCGTTGTCTGGAATAACCTGCGCGCTACACTTTCCGTAATTACCGCTACGGGTAGTCCGGCATCGAATGTAGCCTGGTCATAAGGTTTCCCGGCAACAAAAGAAAAATCAAACACACGCCAGAAAGTATCATCTGTCTGCAACAGGTCGATACCCGTTGCAGGTTGTCCCGGCAGATTCACGGGGGTAGAAATGACCATACAGGTATAAATCGTTACTGCTTCGGGGGTCTTCAGCGATTTGAAGCACTCAAGCGCAGTCTTTATCCCC
This genomic window contains:
- a CDS encoding ABC transporter permease, encoding MIKQYFTQAWAQLRQQPMISAVSIAGTALAIFLIMLVVMMQQVKVAPFAPESNRDRFLHVHYMSITNKSWGEGNSSNGPMGIKTALECFKSLKTPEAVTIYTCMVISTPVNLPGQPATGIDLLQTDDTFWRVFDFSFVAGKPYDQATFDAGLPVAVITESVARRLFQTTEAVGREFLLNHAPYTVSGVVKDVSTLANTAYAQVWVPYTSTEITKSTWSDEHMGMMSVTILAKSRDDFPAIREETERRRQEYDTVIGENGYSLIYRNRPYDQEKNAAGMAANIEPDVDQARRQRLIIFIILLIVPAINLSSMTQSRLRQRVAEIGVRRAFGSTRLELMGQIIAENLVVTLLAGVMGLLLSVAFAYLGNTLLFAQEFSQTLSPPAVDASILLHGSTFGWALLFCFVLNLLSSGIPAWRASRIGIVNALGGRLHK